The Vibrio tasmaniensis genome includes a region encoding these proteins:
- a CDS encoding NAD-dependent succinate-semialdehyde dehydrogenase produces MLNIKNQQLLSFMVTEANNAVAVTNPATGELIGYAPISSKVELDSAIERAHVAQKEWAKTPAKSRAASLHRWHQLILENKDDLARIMTIEQGKPLAEATGEVVYGASFIEWFAEEAKRTYGDSIPSTVAGKRLVTIKQPIGVTCAITPWNFPIAMITRKAAPALAAGCSFVVKPSDETPLSAFAVVELAYQAGIPKDLLKVVLGDSPEQIGELFTSHPLIKKISFTGSTRVGSILMAQAAKGIKRTSMELGGNAPFIVFDDADIDAAVQGAMASKFRNAGQTCVCANRFYVHSKVHDEFVAKFDQAVQQLKVGNGLDEDVTVGPVISQNAKNNIRALIDRAIEQGATPVTPMKDLDGLFLQPVILKNVKHSMDIVQQEIFGPVAPVMKFETDEELIEMANDTIYGLASYFYSQNIHRVWNIAEALEYGMVGINDGLISTEVAPFGGVKQSGIGREGAKEGIDEYMDIKYLCFGSD; encoded by the coding sequence ATGCTAAACATTAAGAATCAGCAGTTACTCTCTTTTATGGTGACAGAAGCGAATAATGCAGTTGCAGTCACCAATCCAGCAACGGGTGAGCTTATTGGATATGCGCCTATTTCATCTAAGGTAGAATTAGACAGCGCTATCGAACGTGCGCATGTTGCGCAGAAAGAGTGGGCAAAAACTCCTGCTAAATCTCGTGCTGCATCACTACACCGTTGGCACCAACTGATCCTTGAAAACAAGGATGATCTTGCTCGAATCATGACGATTGAACAGGGCAAGCCGTTAGCGGAAGCGACAGGCGAAGTCGTGTATGGGGCTAGCTTTATTGAGTGGTTTGCAGAAGAAGCGAAGCGTACTTACGGTGATTCCATCCCTAGCACGGTTGCAGGAAAACGCTTGGTGACCATCAAGCAGCCTATTGGAGTTACGTGTGCGATTACGCCATGGAACTTCCCTATTGCAATGATCACTCGTAAAGCAGCACCTGCCCTAGCTGCTGGTTGTAGCTTTGTAGTAAAACCTTCAGATGAGACACCGCTTTCTGCATTTGCTGTAGTTGAACTGGCTTATCAAGCAGGTATTCCAAAAGATCTACTTAAAGTCGTACTCGGTGATAGCCCTGAACAGATTGGTGAACTTTTCACATCACATCCACTGATCAAAAAGATCTCTTTTACAGGATCTACCCGCGTTGGAAGTATCTTGATGGCTCAGGCTGCAAAAGGTATCAAACGCACCTCAATGGAACTTGGCGGCAACGCACCATTTATTGTTTTTGACGATGCCGACATCGATGCAGCCGTTCAAGGTGCAATGGCTTCTAAATTCCGTAATGCTGGTCAAACTTGTGTCTGTGCAAACCGATTCTACGTTCATAGCAAGGTACACGATGAGTTTGTCGCTAAATTCGATCAAGCAGTTCAACAGCTTAAGGTTGGCAACGGTTTAGATGAAGATGTCACCGTTGGTCCTGTTATCAGTCAGAATGCTAAGAACAACATCAGAGCATTAATAGACCGAGCGATTGAGCAAGGTGCTACACCTGTCACTCCAATGAAAGATCTTGATGGGCTTTTCCTTCAGCCTGTCATTCTTAAAAATGTGAAACACAGCATGGACATTGTTCAGCAAGAGATCTTTGGTCCTGTCGCTCCTGTCATGAAATTCGAAACTGACGAAGAGCTTATTGAAATGGCAAACGACACTATTTACGGTTTGGCGTCGTACTTCTACAGTCAGAACATTCATCGAGTATGGAACATCGCGGAAGCACTTGAGTACGGTATGGTCGGCATAAATGATGGCCTAATCTCAACCGAAGTCGCGCCTTTCGGCGGGGTTAAACAATCAGGTATTGGCCGTGAAGGCGCTAAAGAAGGCATCGATGAGTACATGGATATTAAGTACTTATGTTTTGGTAGTGATTAG
- a CDS encoding malate synthase G, with translation MSSRIQQGSLNIDSTLYQLINEQVIPGTGIIAEDFWQSFAAILVDLAPKNRALLIKREDLQHQIDVWHQERAGQTLDAAEYKQFLQQIGYLVPEGDDFQVTTASVEPEIATQAGPQLVVPIMNARFALNAANARWGSLYDALYGTDVISESDGAEKGGSFNPVRGAKVVTYAREFLDDAAPLNGVSHKDVTKYSISNVSIGNTLTATLDNGEEVTLIDRNQFIGYQGDASAPSSILLKHNNLHIEIQIDPSAPIGSVDVAGIKDVLVESALTTIMDCEDSVAAVDGEDKALAYRNWLGLMKGDLQESLEKNGKTIVRSLNPDRQYTSVTGGEISLKGRSMLFIRNVGHLMTNPAIIDADGNEVPEGIMDGMITSLIAMHDLKGNSAYQNSTANSINIVKPKMHGPEEVAFTNELFGRIEDALGLDRFTIKVGIMDEERRTSVNLKECIRAAKDRVVFINTGFLDRTGDEIHTSMEAGPFAPKTQLKTMTWIGAYEDQNVDLGLACGLQGKAQIGKGMWPEPDNMAKMMDAKIGHPQAGANTAWVPSPTAATLHALHYHKVSVPSRQKELRERVRANVDDILTIPLLGNQKLTAQDIQNELDNNTQGILGYVVRWIDQGVGCSKVPDINDVGLMEDRATLRISSQHIANWLRHGICDEAQVMKTMKRMAAVVDEQNAGDSSYRNMAPDFENSIAFSAACQLVFEGCAQPSGYTEPVLHAMRLKLKAQE, from the coding sequence ATGAGCAGTCGTATTCAACAGGGAAGCTTGAACATTGATAGCACCCTCTACCAATTAATTAATGAGCAGGTAATTCCTGGAACGGGCATTATCGCCGAGGACTTTTGGCAATCTTTTGCAGCCATCCTTGTTGACTTGGCTCCCAAGAACCGCGCATTGCTTATTAAGCGTGAAGACCTTCAACATCAAATTGATGTTTGGCACCAAGAGCGTGCAGGCCAGACTCTGGATGCGGCTGAGTACAAGCAGTTCTTACAACAGATTGGCTACCTAGTTCCTGAGGGCGATGACTTTCAAGTAACGACCGCCAGCGTTGAGCCTGAAATTGCAACACAAGCGGGGCCACAGCTTGTAGTACCAATTATGAATGCACGTTTTGCACTTAACGCAGCCAACGCGCGTTGGGGTAGTTTATACGATGCGCTCTACGGCACCGATGTCATCAGTGAAAGTGACGGCGCGGAAAAGGGTGGAAGTTTTAACCCAGTACGTGGCGCAAAAGTAGTGACTTATGCGCGTGAGTTCCTTGATGATGCAGCACCATTAAATGGCGTTTCTCATAAAGACGTGACCAAATACAGCATCAGCAATGTCAGCATTGGCAATACATTGACAGCGACCTTAGATAACGGCGAAGAAGTCACCCTGATTGATCGTAACCAGTTCATTGGTTATCAAGGTGATGCGAGTGCACCTTCAAGCATTCTGCTGAAACATAATAATTTGCATATCGAAATTCAAATTGATCCGAGCGCACCAATTGGCAGCGTTGATGTGGCTGGTATTAAAGACGTGCTGGTGGAATCGGCTCTCACCACCATTATGGATTGCGAAGATTCGGTAGCTGCGGTTGATGGTGAAGATAAAGCACTGGCTTATCGTAACTGGTTAGGTTTGATGAAAGGTGATCTACAAGAATCACTAGAGAAAAACGGCAAAACCATTGTTCGTAGCTTGAATCCAGATCGCCAATACACCAGTGTGACGGGTGGTGAGATTTCACTTAAAGGTCGTAGCATGTTGTTCATCCGCAATGTGGGCCACCTAATGACTAACCCTGCCATTATTGATGCTGACGGTAACGAAGTTCCTGAAGGCATTATGGATGGCATGATCACCTCGCTCATCGCAATGCACGATTTGAAAGGCAATAGCGCTTACCAAAACTCGACTGCGAACAGCATCAATATTGTAAAACCTAAGATGCATGGTCCTGAAGAAGTCGCGTTCACCAATGAATTGTTTGGCCGCATTGAAGATGCATTAGGGTTAGATCGATTCACGATCAAAGTTGGCATCATGGACGAAGAGCGTCGTACTTCAGTTAACCTTAAAGAATGTATTCGAGCGGCTAAAGATCGTGTTGTGTTCATCAACACAGGTTTCTTAGATCGAACGGGTGATGAAATTCACACCAGCATGGAAGCGGGACCATTTGCTCCTAAAACACAACTGAAAACCATGACTTGGATTGGCGCATACGAAGATCAGAACGTTGATCTTGGCTTAGCTTGTGGCCTGCAAGGTAAAGCCCAGATTGGTAAAGGTATGTGGCCAGAGCCAGACAATATGGCGAAGATGATGGACGCGAAAATCGGACATCCTCAAGCGGGTGCTAATACCGCTTGGGTTCCTTCTCCAACTGCCGCGACGTTGCATGCGCTGCATTATCACAAGGTGAGTGTACCAAGCCGTCAGAAAGAGCTTCGTGAGCGAGTGAGAGCGAATGTCGACGATATCCTGACTATTCCGCTATTAGGTAATCAAAAGCTGACCGCTCAAGATATCCAAAACGAATTGGATAACAACACGCAAGGTATTCTTGGTTACGTGGTTCGTTGGATTGACCAAGGCGTTGGCTGCTCGAAGGTGCCAGATATTAACGATGTAGGTTTGATGGAAGATCGTGCGACATTGCGTATTTCGAGTCAACACATTGCTAACTGGTTACGCCACGGCATTTGCGATGAAGCCCAAGTAATGAAAACCATGAAGCGCATGGCCGCAGTGGTTGATGAGCAAAACGCAGGTGATTCTAGCTACCGCAATATGGCGCCAGATTTTGAAAACAGCATTGCTTTCTCAGCGGCTTGCCAGCTGGTATTCGAAGGCTGCGCTCAACCGAGTGGTTACACTGAGCCAGTGCTGCACGCGATGCGTCTAAAACTGAAAGCACAGGAATAG
- a CDS encoding aldolase/citrate lyase/malate synthase family protein yields MNMLTLDKTELHRNHSTFIAEAVFAVEMVKADKQLEKQKMAKQLLDTLFPLEAGSHEDAVSYEIDYRHVQVYFKNGEHTGLKRAKHFVAFTGDKSKPSSILFRDESGTHVEVTIGARRGTGHLELVDIQDIQLETCTMFSQTEASRSSSGIRHWVSLVKGDESGRPNASSEDKEFTAKNGEDYNLGFCFAI; encoded by the coding sequence ATGAATATGCTGACACTAGACAAAACAGAACTTCACAGAAACCATTCAACATTTATTGCTGAAGCTGTCTTTGCCGTAGAAATGGTGAAAGCAGACAAGCAGCTCGAAAAACAGAAAATGGCGAAACAGTTGCTTGATACTCTATTTCCTCTTGAAGCTGGTTCACACGAAGACGCAGTGAGCTATGAGATCGACTACCGACATGTTCAGGTTTACTTCAAAAATGGCGAACATACTGGCCTAAAAAGAGCGAAGCACTTTGTTGCTTTCACGGGCGATAAGTCTAAGCCTTCTTCAATCCTATTTCGTGATGAAAGTGGTACACACGTTGAAGTGACAATCGGTGCTCGTAGAGGCACTGGTCACTTGGAGTTAGTTGATATTCAAGATATCCAGCTAGAGACATGCACCATGTTTAGCCAAACTGAAGCTAGCCGTTCTTCTTCTGGTATCCGTCATTGGGTGAGCCTAGTGAAAGGTGATGAAAGCGGCCGACCGAACGCATCAAGTGAAGATAAAGAGTTCACGGCAAAGAATGGCGAAGACTATAACCTAGGTTTTTGCTTCGCGATTTAA
- a CDS encoding YqaE/Pmp3 family membrane protein, which translates to MNKLVIIILCVLLPPVGVFFARGAGKDLLINIILTFFFWVPGMIHGLWVATR; encoded by the coding sequence ATGAACAAACTCGTCATTATTATCTTATGTGTACTACTTCCTCCTGTTGGCGTGTTCTTCGCACGTGGCGCAGGTAAAGACCTATTGATTAACATCATCCTGACTTTCTTCTTCTGGGTGCCAGGAATGATTCACGGACTATGGGTAGCCACTCGCTAA
- a CDS encoding GGDEF domain-containing protein yields the protein MSFYITLCTVASVLVIKTGTVADVKAALVLLMSAFSAHSVFMLVRIWVTLKEPNIDDFLQAGSIHQLAFIMTAILLSSIGFTYNWILNARLMQSLYSSSMKDSLTQLYNRRAMNEMLRREWMRSVRHHHPLSVIILDIDHFKQVNDQHGHQTGDQVLKKMGIILQHNLRAADIPFRYGGEEFLIVLPDTRIDEACKVAEKLRVIIEDTKFWQQQSANLTASFGLSELWSEDKVTSMIKHADEALYYAKENGRNTVCALTDRQGKLTKQNLPSFASPVQH from the coding sequence ATGAGTTTTTATATCACACTATGTACTGTGGCCAGTGTATTGGTCATAAAAACAGGTACCGTCGCTGATGTCAAAGCAGCGCTTGTACTATTGATGAGTGCATTCAGTGCTCACTCTGTTTTCATGCTAGTTAGGATCTGGGTTACCCTCAAGGAACCTAATATTGACGACTTTTTACAAGCAGGTAGCATCCATCAGCTTGCGTTCATCATGACGGCTATTTTACTTAGCTCGATCGGCTTCACTTACAACTGGATTCTAAACGCCAGATTGATGCAATCACTTTATAGTTCATCAATGAAAGACAGCTTAACCCAGTTGTATAATCGCCGCGCTATGAATGAAATGTTGAGACGAGAATGGATGCGTAGCGTAAGGCATCACCACCCATTATCGGTGATCATTCTCGACATCGACCACTTTAAACAAGTCAACGATCAACACGGTCACCAGACTGGCGATCAAGTATTGAAAAAAATGGGCATAATTCTCCAACACAACCTTAGAGCCGCAGATATCCCGTTCCGCTATGGTGGCGAAGAGTTCTTGATTGTATTACCTGATACTCGCATCGATGAAGCATGTAAGGTCGCTGAGAAGTTACGAGTAATTATCGAAGATACTAAGTTTTGGCAACAACAAAGCGCCAACCTGACAGCAAGCTTTGGACTGTCTGAACTTTGGTCTGAAGACAAGGTTACCAGTATGATAAAACACGCGGATGAAGCCTTATATTACGCAAAAGAAAATGGTCGAAATACGGTCTGCGCTTTAACTGACAGGCAAGGAAAATTGACAAAACAGAACTTACCTTCCTTTGCTTCACCAGTACAACACTAG
- a CDS encoding hybrid-cluster NAD(P)-dependent oxidoreductase — MSQLPSDQQSSEQVPSLSQINVFPVKSVGGIVLSSAWVEKQGLTFDRRFMLALADGSMVTARKYPKMVKVSSSLQPDGLIFTYEGKEPLRLKYANFKMQEAPATVWKDSFTAYTTCDEADDWFSDVLGVRVELLFSGEQSNRVREKLGHNVSFADGYPMLIISQASLDELNRRSPETHSMDQFRTNFVVSNTDPFAEDSWKRIRIGEVEFEAVKPCERCILTTVDVERGEFRSTKEPLNTFSSFRANERGGVFFGQNLVAKNEGLIKAGDVVEVLETKEKEHYEDTWVESLHLTCVEREEIARDFTTFWLEPAKENHSLPSYQPGQHLPIEMVINGEKVSRRYTLSSSPSRAGRLAISVKRVDDGQISNWLNDHFQVGDTLVAQNPDGAFYLEENPKHPLLLLSAGSGITPMLSMLRYLADHDQIDDVVFYHQCSSEEDIPYQAEIDKIACEHAGLRVIYSLSQPTKEWDGLSGRLSVSHVAKIEELHKRQAFVCGPDGFMDNAKKLLIQMGLNPQHYHQEAFGVAQSTEEAVKQLQLSVNGYLFEGNNQSTLLEQAESAGVSIASSCRAGFCGACKVTLESGQVHQPDVPALQEHERNMGQILACCSVPQTDIEVVD, encoded by the coding sequence ATGTCGCAGCTACCGTCAGATCAACAGTCTTCAGAGCAAGTGCCTTCTCTATCTCAAATCAATGTATTTCCGGTTAAGTCAGTGGGTGGGATCGTGCTCTCTTCTGCTTGGGTCGAAAAACAGGGTCTTACTTTCGACAGACGCTTCATGCTGGCGTTGGCAGACGGTTCAATGGTGACGGCGCGCAAGTACCCGAAGATGGTCAAGGTATCTTCAAGTTTGCAGCCGGACGGTTTGATTTTTACTTATGAAGGTAAAGAGCCGCTGCGTCTGAAATATGCAAACTTCAAGATGCAAGAAGCGCCAGCAACGGTGTGGAAAGACAGCTTCACGGCATACACGACATGTGATGAAGCCGACGATTGGTTCAGTGACGTGTTGGGTGTGCGTGTTGAGTTACTGTTCTCTGGTGAGCAATCGAATCGTGTGCGTGAAAAGCTTGGTCATAATGTGAGCTTTGCTGACGGCTACCCAATGTTGATCATCAGCCAAGCCTCTCTAGATGAGCTGAATCGTCGCAGCCCTGAAACACACTCGATGGATCAGTTCCGTACTAATTTTGTGGTGTCCAATACCGACCCCTTTGCTGAAGATAGCTGGAAACGTATCCGAATTGGTGAGGTTGAGTTCGAAGCGGTGAAGCCTTGTGAGCGATGTATCCTAACCACGGTTGATGTTGAGCGTGGTGAATTTAGATCAACAAAAGAGCCGCTTAACACCTTTTCATCATTCAGAGCCAATGAACGCGGTGGCGTTTTCTTTGGTCAAAACCTTGTGGCGAAAAATGAAGGTTTAATCAAAGCGGGTGATGTGGTTGAAGTGCTCGAAACCAAAGAGAAAGAGCACTATGAAGACACTTGGGTAGAGTCGTTGCACTTAACTTGTGTTGAACGCGAAGAGATCGCTCGTGATTTTACGACGTTCTGGTTAGAGCCTGCGAAAGAGAACCACTCACTACCAAGTTATCAGCCAGGGCAACATCTACCGATCGAGATGGTGATTAATGGCGAGAAGGTTTCTCGTCGTTACACCTTATCGTCTAGTCCATCACGCGCAGGTCGCTTAGCGATTTCAGTGAAGCGAGTGGACGATGGCCAAATCTCTAACTGGTTGAATGATCATTTCCAAGTGGGCGACACGCTAGTTGCTCAAAATCCAGATGGTGCTTTCTATCTAGAAGAAAACCCTAAGCATCCACTATTGCTTTTGTCTGCAGGCAGCGGCATTACTCCAATGCTGTCGATGCTTCGTTATTTAGCTGATCATGATCAGATCGATGATGTGGTTTTCTATCATCAATGCAGCAGCGAAGAAGACATCCCTTATCAAGCTGAGATTGATAAGATCGCCTGTGAACATGCGGGTCTTCGTGTGATTTATTCATTAAGCCAACCAACCAAAGAGTGGGATGGTTTATCTGGGCGCTTGAGTGTGTCGCATGTCGCTAAAATTGAAGAGTTACACAAGCGCCAAGCATTCGTGTGTGGCCCTGATGGCTTTATGGATAATGCAAAGAAACTACTGATTCAAATGGGGCTCAATCCTCAACATTACCACCAAGAAGCGTTTGGTGTGGCTCAATCAACCGAAGAGGCAGTGAAACAGCTGCAATTGAGTGTCAACGGCTACCTGTTCGAAGGTAATAATCAATCAACCTTGCTAGAGCAAGCTGAATCGGCGGGTGTGTCTATTGCTTCAAGTTGTCGCGCAGGTTTCTGTGGTGCTTGTAAAGT
- a CDS encoding M14 family metallopeptidase, whose translation MESTYTYPIGKPGQKWQQTEREAWLAQRTVKREYQQEVVPKIKALADRFDIEQYGALSYDEARFPLFAIKSKNWDESKPTILVTGGVHGYETSGVHGAIKFAATQAEKYSTYFNIVVAPCVSPWGYEVINRWNPNAVDPNRSFYDGTPAEESANLRALVASLPEILVHVDLHETTDSDETEFRPALAARDGIEYIEGMIPDGFYTVGDTENPQPEFQAAVIASVEKVTHIAPADEDGKIIGSNVTQHGVINYPMKKLGLCGGVTDCKYGTTTEVYPDSDKVTDEECNDAQVAAVAGALDYVIQHELNA comes from the coding sequence ATGGAAAGTACTTACACCTACCCTATCGGTAAACCGGGACAAAAGTGGCAACAAACAGAACGTGAAGCATGGTTGGCTCAAAGAACGGTTAAACGCGAATACCAACAAGAAGTCGTGCCAAAGATTAAAGCATTGGCAGATCGCTTTGACATCGAACAATACGGTGCCCTGAGCTACGACGAAGCTCGCTTCCCGCTCTTCGCAATCAAGAGCAAAAACTGGGATGAATCAAAGCCAACGATTCTGGTTACTGGTGGTGTTCACGGTTACGAAACCAGTGGTGTGCATGGCGCTATCAAATTCGCAGCGACTCAAGCAGAAAAGTACTCAACGTACTTCAACATTGTTGTTGCACCGTGTGTAAGCCCTTGGGGCTACGAAGTGATCAACCGCTGGAACCCAAATGCTGTCGACCCAAACCGCTCTTTCTACGACGGTACGCCAGCAGAAGAATCAGCAAACCTACGTGCATTAGTCGCTTCTTTACCAGAAATCTTAGTTCACGTTGATCTACACGAAACGACGGATTCTGACGAAACAGAATTCCGACCAGCACTCGCGGCGCGTGATGGTATTGAGTACATCGAAGGTATGATCCCAGACGGTTTCTACACGGTTGGTGATACTGAAAATCCACAACCAGAATTCCAAGCAGCGGTTATTGCTTCGGTCGAAAAAGTCACACACATTGCGCCTGCGGATGAAGATGGCAAGATCATTGGATCAAACGTTACGCAACACGGTGTGATCAACTACCCAATGAAGAAACTTGGTTTATGTGGCGGCGTGACTGACTGTAAATACGGCACAACCACTGAAGTTTACCCAGACAGTGACAAAGTAACAGACGAAGAGTGTAACGATGCTCAAGTTGCTGCTGTTGCCGGTGCTTTGGATTACGTCATTCAGCACGAACTAAACGCTTAA
- a CDS encoding BCCT family transporter, which translates to MSFKSKKYSIDSTDYQVGQDNVSKWGMDVHNTVFVASVGLSLLFIITLLALPPADAKAAIDSIKGAVLSKFDFLFMWGANIMLAFAVVLAFSPLGKIRLGGEDATADYSMSSWIAMLFAAGMGIGLIFWGVAEPTAFFTNWFGTPLGAEPFTEAGRELALGATLFHWGFHAWAIYGMTALCLAYFVYNKGLPLSMRSVFYPILGERVWGKTGDVIDVLTVLVTLFGLATSLGLGGTQAASGISHVFGLENNIFLQQSIIVLIMGLAIISVLRGMDGGVKFLSNLNMVIAFVFLGLIAVLNFTTVLDSVATAVTGYVNNIVALSQSSGREDTTWLHGWTVFYWAWWVAYAPFFGMFVARISKGRTVREFLLCVLIIPTLVTSAWMAIFGGVAIEQVINHVGQLGLDQGITDVSLSLFYMLDAYSFGSILSVLAVALIIVFFVTTLDSGSIVIDGMTAGGKLEVPVKQKVVWAVISGAIAMVMLWIGGTQSIQALQSITIIAALPFTIILLIGCFSLLKGLLTEVDKGQENVSETAN; encoded by the coding sequence ATGAGTTTTAAATCAAAAAAATACAGTATTGATTCTACTGACTATCAAGTTGGTCAAGATAACGTCAGTAAATGGGGCATGGACGTCCATAACACAGTTTTCGTAGCCTCAGTCGGCTTATCTCTTCTCTTCATCATCACTCTTCTTGCTCTTCCTCCTGCAGACGCTAAAGCTGCTATTGATTCTATTAAGGGTGCTGTTTTATCAAAGTTTGACTTCCTATTTATGTGGGGAGCTAACATCATGCTAGCGTTTGCCGTTGTTCTTGCGTTTTCACCGTTGGGCAAGATTCGCCTAGGTGGTGAAGATGCGACGGCGGACTATTCCATGTCATCTTGGATTGCGATGTTATTCGCAGCAGGTATGGGTATTGGACTTATTTTTTGGGGTGTTGCAGAGCCAACCGCGTTCTTCACGAACTGGTTCGGAACGCCACTCGGTGCAGAACCTTTTACAGAAGCCGGCCGTGAACTGGCTCTCGGTGCGACACTGTTTCACTGGGGTTTTCATGCATGGGCTATCTATGGCATGACGGCACTTTGCCTCGCGTATTTTGTTTATAATAAAGGTTTACCGCTATCCATGCGTTCTGTGTTCTACCCAATTCTGGGTGAGCGAGTGTGGGGCAAAACCGGTGATGTGATCGATGTACTAACTGTACTGGTTACGCTGTTTGGTCTAGCGACTTCACTGGGTTTAGGTGGCACACAAGCAGCAAGTGGTATCAGCCACGTGTTTGGCTTGGAAAATAATATCTTCCTTCAGCAATCTATTATCGTTCTGATCATGGGCTTGGCGATCATCTCTGTTCTACGTGGTATGGACGGTGGCGTTAAGTTCCTAAGTAACTTGAACATGGTTATTGCGTTCGTATTCCTTGGTCTTATCGCTGTTCTGAACTTCACCACCGTGCTTGATTCTGTAGCGACGGCGGTGACGGGTTATGTGAATAACATCGTAGCGTTGAGCCAAAGTTCTGGCCGTGAAGACACAACATGGCTGCATGGCTGGACTGTGTTCTACTGGGCATGGTGGGTTGCGTATGCACCTTTCTTCGGTATGTTTGTAGCGCGTATTTCTAAAGGTCGTACGGTTCGTGAGTTTTTACTTTGCGTACTGATTATCCCAACATTGGTCACGTCGGCTTGGATGGCTATCTTCGGTGGCGTGGCTATCGAGCAAGTGATTAATCATGTAGGGCAACTTGGCCTTGACCAAGGTATTACAGATGTATCTCTAAGCTTGTTCTACATGCTAGATGCATACTCGTTCGGTAGCATTCTATCTGTTCTCGCAGTTGCGCTGATCATCGTGTTCTTCGTTACAACGCTAGACTCAGGCTCTATCGTTATCGATGGCATGACTGCGGGTGGTAAGCTTGAAGTTCCAGTGAAGCAGAAAGTGGTTTGGGCGGTTATCTCAGGTGCTATTGCAATGGTGATGCTGTGGATTGGCGGTACTCAATCTATCCAAGCTCTGCAATCGATCACGATTATTGCAGCACTACCGTTTACGATCATTCTTCTGATTGGTTGTTTCAGCTTGTTGAAAGGTCTACTGACTGAAGTAGATAAAGGACAAGAAAACGTTAGCGAAACCGCTAACTAA
- the pyrC gene encoding dihydroorotase, which yields MTQLTITRPDDWHVHLRDGEVLKDTVRDISRYNGRALIMPNTIPPVTDTEMALAYRERIMAEQPSEQFQPLMALYLTDNTTPDEIRKAKESGAVVAAKLYPAGATTNSDSGVTSAQKIYHVLEAMQEVDMLLLVHGEVTTHDVDIFDREKQFLDTVLAPIVNDFPNLKIVLEHITTADAATFVKNANDNVAATITAHHLLYNRNHMLVGGIKPHFYCLPILKRNTHQLALIEAATSGSKKFFLGTDSAPHAKGAKESACGCAGSYTAHAAVELYAEVFDLEGKIENLEAFASHNGPDFYGIPRNTDTITLVKEEWNVAETMPFGSDIVVPIRGGETIAWTVK from the coding sequence ATGACACAACTTACGATTACTCGTCCTGACGACTGGCACGTTCATCTACGCGATGGCGAAGTATTAAAAGATACAGTGCGCGATATCAGCCGCTACAATGGTCGAGCGTTAATCATGCCAAACACCATCCCACCGGTAACCGATACCGAAATGGCTTTAGCTTACCGTGAACGCATCATGGCAGAGCAGCCAAGCGAGCAATTCCAGCCTCTAATGGCACTTTACCTGACAGACAACACAACACCTGATGAAATTCGTAAAGCGAAAGAGTCTGGTGCAGTAGTGGCAGCAAAGCTTTACCCAGCGGGCGCGACAACTAACTCTGATTCAGGCGTAACGTCTGCACAAAAAATCTACCACGTGTTAGAAGCAATGCAAGAAGTGGATATGTTGCTTCTGGTTCACGGCGAAGTAACGACTCACGATGTTGATATCTTTGACCGCGAGAAGCAGTTCCTAGACACAGTGCTAGCTCCGATTGTGAACGACTTCCCTAACCTGAAAATCGTTCTAGAGCACATCACTACTGCAGACGCAGCGACTTTCGTTAAGAATGCTAACGACAACGTAGCGGCAACCATCACAGCTCACCACCTGCTTTACAACCGCAACCACATGTTGGTTGGCGGCATTAAGCCTCATTTCTACTGTCTTCCTATTCTGAAGCGTAATACGCACCAATTAGCGCTTATCGAAGCTGCAACAAGCGGCAGCAAGAAGTTCTTCTTGGGTACAGACTCTGCACCACACGCAAAAGGCGCAAAAGAGTCAGCATGTGGTTGTGCCGGTTCTTACACTGCACACGCAGCGGTAGAACTGTACGCTGAAGTATTCGACTTAGAAGGTAAGATTGAGAACCTAGAAGCGTTTGCAAGCCATAACGGCCCTGACTTCTACGGTATTCCACGTAACACGGACACCATCACTCTTGTTAAAGAAGAGTGGAACGTTGCTGAAACCATGCCTTTCGGTTCAGACATCGTAGTGCCAATCCGTGGCGGCGAGACGATTGCATGGACAGTTAAATAG